One stretch of Serinicoccus hydrothermalis DNA includes these proteins:
- a CDS encoding WhiB family transcriptional regulator has product MDWRNRAACLEEDPELFFPIGNTGPALQQIEEAKAVCRTCPVIDTCLKWALETGQDAGVWGGLSEDERRALKRRKARARRAS; this is encoded by the coding sequence ATGGACTGGCGCAACCGCGCGGCGTGCCTCGAGGAAGACCCCGAACTCTTCTTCCCGATCGGCAACACCGGCCCGGCGCTGCAGCAGATCGAGGAGGCCAAGGCCGTCTGCCGCACCTGCCCGGTGATCGACACCTGCCTGAAGTGGGCGCTCGAGACCGGCCAGGACGCGGGCGTGTGGGGCGGTCTCTCCGAGGACGAGCGCCGCGCGCTCAAGCGGCGCAAGGCCCGGGCGCGCCGCGCCAGCTGA
- a CDS encoding sensor histidine kinase, whose amino-acid sequence MAVLRETLSRSSMSGADIDWVHRLVGDWQMLADLAFADLTLWLPVQRDDAADPHVSPWFLAAHARPSTGPNFYHDDVIGETPGESRQRLLAQVMESGRPVTPDEVGFVREQYVPVVRTGRPIAVLVRHTDLQSMRQQGGLEVNYLQISQQLFSMIAEGAFPMDNAATGVGRGTPRVGDGVLRLTADGVIDYASPNAVSALRRLGHTDQVNGADLAQIVTARLARGSTVDETVPLVLTGRAPWGTEIETGAMNLTLRSVPLTRGGERVGALLLMRDVSEIRRRERELLSKEATIREIHHRVKNNLQTVAALLRLQSRRLDDPKAQEALAEAGRRLSTVALVHDTLSQGFSERVDFDDVATRTLRATVEVASTRSVVEAELEGSFGWLPPDDATHLAMILAELVHNAVEHGFEEGDQRGDAPRVVVRAHRTRDAEADEDLLEVEVADNGSGYAPASAARQGLGTQIVEALISDLRGRISWETAKPHGTVVRFTVRLRGSVSG is encoded by the coding sequence GTGGCTGTTCTGCGGGAGACCCTGTCGCGTTCCTCGATGTCCGGTGCGGACATCGACTGGGTGCACCGGTTGGTGGGCGACTGGCAGATGCTGGCCGACCTCGCCTTCGCCGACCTGACGCTGTGGCTGCCGGTCCAGCGGGACGACGCGGCGGACCCGCACGTGTCGCCGTGGTTCCTCGCGGCGCACGCGCGGCCCTCCACGGGGCCCAACTTCTACCACGACGACGTCATCGGGGAGACGCCCGGCGAGAGCCGGCAGCGGCTGCTCGCGCAGGTCATGGAGAGCGGGCGCCCGGTGACCCCGGACGAGGTCGGCTTCGTGCGGGAGCAGTACGTCCCGGTGGTGCGCACGGGCCGCCCCATCGCGGTGCTGGTCCGGCACACCGACCTGCAGAGCATGAGGCAGCAGGGCGGCCTGGAGGTCAACTACCTCCAGATCAGCCAGCAGCTGTTCTCGATGATCGCCGAGGGCGCCTTCCCCATGGATAACGCCGCGACCGGGGTGGGCCGCGGGACCCCGCGGGTCGGGGACGGGGTGCTCCGCCTCACGGCCGACGGCGTCATCGACTACGCCAGCCCCAACGCGGTCTCGGCGCTGCGCCGGCTCGGGCACACCGACCAGGTCAACGGTGCCGACCTGGCGCAGATCGTCACCGCCCGGCTCGCCCGTGGGTCCACCGTCGATGAGACGGTGCCGCTGGTCCTCACCGGGCGGGCACCGTGGGGGACCGAGATCGAGACCGGTGCCATGAACCTCACGCTGCGCTCGGTGCCGCTGACCCGCGGCGGGGAGCGGGTGGGCGCCCTGCTGCTCATGCGCGACGTCAGCGAGATCCGGCGGCGCGAGCGCGAGCTGCTGAGCAAGGAGGCCACGATCCGGGAGATCCACCACCGGGTCAAGAACAACCTGCAGACGGTGGCGGCGCTGCTGCGGCTGCAGTCACGACGGCTGGACGACCCCAAGGCGCAGGAGGCGCTGGCCGAGGCCGGGCGACGCCTGTCGACGGTCGCGCTCGTCCACGACACGCTGAGCCAGGGCTTCTCCGAGCGCGTCGACTTCGACGACGTGGCCACGCGGACCCTGCGGGCGACGGTCGAGGTGGCCTCGACCCGGTCGGTGGTGGAGGCCGAGCTGGAGGGCTCCTTCGGCTGGCTCCCGCCGGACGACGCCACCCACCTGGCGATGATCCTGGCCGAGCTGGTGCACAACGCGGTGGAGCACGGCTTCGAGGAGGGGGATCAGCGCGGGGACGCCCCGCGCGTGGTCGTGCGGGCGCACCGCACCCGGGACGCGGAGGCCGACGAGGACCTGCTCGAGGTCGAGGTGGCGGACAACGGCAGCGGGTATGCCCCCGCGAGCGCCGCCCGGCAGGGTCTGGGTACCCAGATCGTCGAGGCGCTCATCAGCGACCTGAGGGGTCGCATCAGCTGGGAGACGGCGAAGCCGCACGGGACCGTCGTGCGGTTCACCGTGCGGCTTCGGGGGTCCGTCTCCGGCTGA
- a CDS encoding NAD-glutamate dehydrogenase, which produces MTSTDTLTERFFQHLAPSGQVGGDEEQRSAVAAAMARLSEERGEDRAAVRVLNPTMDDGGWTSRQTVVQVVTDDMPFLVDSVLGEVGRHGLGVHQLVHPQLVVDDSGEVLDADPKDAGDGQRVESWIYVEVDRVPDTDRREALQQDLERVLADVRRACRDWGAMRQQARAIVAELEIGPPKTVPADEIDPVVDFLKWIDDHHFTYLGYRSYDLVDTDDGLALQAVAGSGLGILRETDDTSADPTVLRTEAARTARDPQLLTVTKANTRATVHRTVPLDYLGIRRFDDKGEVVGEHRFLGLFTQSAYAESTQRLPIVGAKVKQVLAQSGFAPDSHSGKDLLSILEAYPRDELFQASVEQLAGTAGAVVRLLERPAARVFTRPDEFGRFVSALVYLPRDRYNTANRLRVQRLLEEVYGGELADYATRVGDGPLAQLHFVISVPKDSDLPDVDQAELQQRLAAATRTWVEGLSDAVAAHVEDEGATGDLVARFADAFPEAYKEDFDGEAAYLDLQRMGELHSSDASARPHVYRGEGDAPTERRLKVYRSDPMTLTHVLPVFADLGLEVTVQRPYELDGSNEDGSSDFIYDFGLRAREESVWTGGEHRTEEEAAHAFEDAFTAIWGGASESDTLNSLVLTAGLDWRRVVILRTLVRYLRQVGTFSLDYLEEALVANPEIARLLIDLFAARFDPGAEGGEEAREQRVADVSEELYRSLDEVASLDQDRILRSLADVVRATLRTNFYQHDEDGRPKAWVSLKLLPRELGDLLPEPRPAFEIWVYAPRVEGSHLRFGPVARGGLRWSDRREDFRTEVLGLVKAQMVKNAVIVPTGSKGAFFPKLLPDPAVDREAWMEEGRSAYRTFISGMLDITDNRLGGEVQPPEQVVRHDGDDPYLVVAADKGTATFSDIANGVARDYGFWLDDAFASGGSAGYDHKGMGITARGAWESVKRHFRELGLDTQSEEFTVVGVGDMSGDVFGNGMLLSEHILLVAAFDHRHIFLDPDPDAETSFAERQRLFELPRSSWADYDTSLLSEGGGIYPRSQKSIPVSDQVRARLGIADEVTSMTPHEMLRAILGAPVDLLWNGGIGTYVKAQAETDAQIGDRANDPIRVDGKDLRVRVVGEGGNLGLSQRGRIEAAEHGVHVNTDAIDNSAGVDTSDHEVNIKIALAPLVQGGEMTMEERDELLASMTEEVARKVLRHNYDQNVLIGNGRHQREVMATVHQRLIRYLGEHAGLDPELEFLPDELKWERRESEGHGLTSPEFSVVVAYAKLGLKAALIETELPDDPALADSLLTYFPEPLREVAGEEIHEHPLRRQIVVNEIANAMVNRGGVSFAFRAEEETGATIAQITRAFHVVRSVFGLADFTAAVEELDNQVTTEVQTELYLEFRRLLDRATRWFLNNRSLSAGMDEEIARFEEVRRLVPALPELLQGHERERWQERAEWARSNGIPEELADVFASLLDSYSLLDVVELAREMDRDVDEVAQVYFGVSEAFRIDDLLTHVSHLPREDRWSSLARGALRDDLYGVMRGLTRTVVERTDGDGSDEALERVREWMAENREALVRTSQVLRTVSTMEEPDLAPLSVALRTLRGLVRQGSAD; this is translated from the coding sequence ATGACGTCCACCGACACGCTCACCGAGAGGTTCTTCCAGCACCTGGCCCCGTCCGGGCAGGTGGGAGGGGACGAGGAGCAACGGTCCGCGGTCGCGGCGGCGATGGCGCGGCTGTCGGAGGAGCGGGGGGAGGACCGCGCCGCGGTGCGCGTCCTCAACCCCACGATGGACGACGGCGGGTGGACCAGCCGGCAGACGGTGGTCCAGGTCGTCACCGACGACATGCCCTTCCTCGTGGACTCGGTGCTGGGGGAGGTCGGCAGGCACGGTCTGGGCGTGCACCAGCTCGTGCACCCGCAGCTGGTGGTCGACGACTCCGGCGAGGTGCTCGACGCCGACCCCAAGGACGCCGGCGACGGGCAGCGGGTCGAGTCGTGGATCTACGTCGAGGTGGACCGCGTCCCGGATACGGACCGGCGCGAGGCGCTGCAGCAGGACCTCGAGCGGGTGCTCGCCGACGTGCGCCGCGCCTGCCGCGACTGGGGGGCGATGCGGCAGCAGGCCCGGGCCATCGTCGCCGAGCTCGAGATCGGTCCGCCGAAGACCGTGCCGGCCGACGAGATCGACCCGGTCGTGGACTTCCTCAAGTGGATCGACGACCACCACTTCACCTACCTGGGCTACCGCAGCTACGACCTCGTGGACACCGACGACGGCCTCGCGCTGCAGGCGGTCGCCGGCAGCGGACTGGGCATCCTGCGGGAGACCGACGACACCTCCGCCGACCCCACCGTCCTGCGCACCGAGGCGGCGCGGACCGCACGTGACCCGCAGCTGCTCACCGTCACCAAGGCCAACACCCGCGCCACGGTCCACCGGACCGTCCCGCTGGACTACCTGGGGATCCGCCGCTTCGACGACAAGGGGGAGGTCGTCGGCGAGCACCGGTTCCTGGGCCTGTTCACCCAGAGCGCCTATGCCGAGTCCACCCAGCGGCTGCCGATCGTCGGGGCCAAGGTCAAGCAGGTGCTGGCCCAGTCCGGCTTCGCCCCGGACAGCCACAGCGGCAAGGACCTGCTCAGCATCCTGGAGGCCTACCCCCGGGACGAGCTCTTCCAGGCCTCGGTGGAGCAGCTGGCCGGCACGGCGGGTGCCGTGGTCCGGCTGCTCGAGCGGCCCGCCGCCCGGGTCTTCACCCGCCCGGACGAGTTCGGTCGCTTCGTCAGCGCCCTGGTCTACCTGCCGCGGGACCGCTACAACACCGCCAACCGGCTCCGGGTGCAGCGCCTGCTGGAGGAGGTCTACGGCGGTGAGCTCGCGGACTACGCGACGCGGGTGGGGGACGGCCCGCTGGCCCAGCTGCACTTCGTCATCTCCGTGCCCAAGGACAGCGACCTGCCGGACGTCGACCAGGCCGAGCTGCAGCAGCGGCTGGCCGCCGCGACCCGGACCTGGGTGGAGGGGCTGTCCGACGCCGTCGCGGCCCACGTCGAGGACGAGGGCGCGACGGGTGACCTCGTGGCGCGCTTCGCCGACGCCTTCCCCGAGGCGTACAAGGAGGACTTCGACGGCGAGGCCGCCTACCTGGACCTGCAGCGGATGGGTGAGCTGCACAGCAGCGACGCCTCGGCCCGCCCGCACGTCTACCGGGGCGAGGGCGACGCGCCGACCGAGCGGCGGCTCAAGGTCTACCGCTCCGACCCCATGACGCTCACGCACGTCCTGCCGGTCTTCGCCGACCTCGGGCTCGAGGTCACCGTCCAGCGCCCCTACGAGCTGGACGGCAGCAACGAGGACGGCTCGTCCGACTTCATCTACGACTTCGGTCTGCGGGCCCGCGAGGAGTCGGTGTGGACCGGGGGGGAGCACCGGACCGAGGAGGAGGCGGCGCACGCCTTCGAGGACGCTTTCACCGCGATCTGGGGCGGGGCGAGCGAGTCCGACACCCTCAACTCGCTGGTGCTGACGGCCGGGCTGGACTGGCGCCGCGTCGTCATCCTCCGCACCCTGGTGCGCTACCTGCGGCAGGTCGGCACCTTCAGCCTCGACTACCTCGAGGAGGCGCTCGTCGCCAACCCGGAGATCGCGCGGCTGCTCATCGACCTCTTCGCCGCGCGCTTCGACCCGGGCGCCGAGGGCGGCGAGGAGGCGCGCGAGCAGCGCGTCGCCGACGTCTCCGAGGAGCTCTACCGGTCCCTGGACGAGGTCGCCAGCCTGGACCAGGACCGCATCCTGCGCAGCCTCGCGGACGTCGTCCGCGCGACCCTGCGCACCAACTTCTACCAGCACGACGAGGACGGCCGGCCCAAGGCCTGGGTGAGCCTCAAGCTGCTGCCGCGCGAGCTGGGCGACCTGCTCCCCGAGCCGCGTCCCGCCTTCGAGATCTGGGTGTATGCCCCGCGCGTCGAGGGCAGCCACCTGCGCTTCGGGCCGGTGGCCCGCGGCGGGCTGCGCTGGAGCGACCGCCGCGAGGACTTCCGCACCGAGGTGCTCGGCCTGGTCAAGGCGCAGATGGTCAAGAACGCCGTCATCGTCCCGACCGGGTCCAAGGGCGCCTTCTTCCCCAAGCTGCTGCCGGACCCGGCGGTGGACCGCGAGGCCTGGATGGAGGAGGGGCGGTCGGCATACCGCACCTTCATCAGCGGGATGCTGGACATCACCGACAACCGGCTGGGCGGCGAGGTCCAGCCGCCGGAGCAGGTGGTGCGCCACGACGGCGACGACCCCTACCTCGTCGTGGCCGCCGACAAGGGGACGGCGACCTTCTCCGACATCGCCAACGGCGTGGCCCGGGACTACGGCTTCTGGCTCGACGACGCCTTCGCCTCCGGCGGGTCGGCGGGCTACGACCACAAGGGCATGGGCATCACCGCACGCGGCGCCTGGGAGTCGGTGAAGCGGCACTTCCGCGAGCTCGGGCTGGACACCCAGTCCGAGGAGTTCACCGTCGTCGGTGTCGGCGACATGAGCGGTGACGTCTTCGGCAACGGCATGCTGCTCTCCGAGCACATCCTGCTCGTCGCCGCCTTCGACCACCGGCACATCTTCCTGGACCCGGACCCGGACGCCGAGACCTCCTTCGCCGAGCGGCAGCGGCTCTTCGAGCTGCCGCGGTCCAGCTGGGCGGACTACGACACCTCGCTGCTCAGCGAGGGGGGCGGGATCTACCCGCGGAGCCAGAAGTCCATCCCGGTCAGCGACCAGGTGCGGGCCCGGCTCGGGATCGCCGACGAGGTGACCTCGATGACGCCGCACGAGATGCTGCGGGCCATCCTCGGCGCCCCGGTCGACCTCCTCTGGAACGGAGGGATCGGCACCTACGTCAAGGCGCAGGCCGAGACGGACGCCCAGATCGGGGACCGTGCCAACGACCCGATCCGGGTCGACGGCAAGGACCTGCGGGTGCGGGTCGTGGGCGAGGGCGGCAACCTCGGGCTGTCCCAGCGGGGCCGCATCGAGGCGGCCGAGCACGGGGTCCACGTCAACACCGACGCCATCGACAACTCCGCCGGTGTCGACACCTCCGACCACGAGGTCAACATCAAGATCGCCCTGGCCCCCCTCGTGCAGGGAGGGGAGATGACGATGGAGGAGCGCGACGAGCTGCTCGCCTCGATGACCGAAGAGGTGGCGCGCAAGGTGCTGCGGCACAACTACGACCAGAACGTCCTCATCGGCAACGGCCGGCACCAGCGCGAGGTCATGGCGACCGTCCACCAGCGGCTCATCCGCTACCTCGGGGAGCACGCCGGGCTCGACCCCGAGCTGGAGTTCCTGCCCGACGAGCTGAAGTGGGAGCGGCGCGAGAGCGAGGGCCACGGCCTGACCAGCCCGGAGTTCTCGGTCGTCGTCGCCTACGCCAAGCTCGGGCTCAAGGCCGCGCTCATCGAGACCGAGCTGCCGGACGACCCGGCGCTGGCCGACTCGCTGCTGACCTACTTCCCCGAGCCGCTGCGCGAGGTCGCCGGGGAGGAGATCCACGAGCACCCGCTGCGCCGGCAGATAGTGGTCAACGAGATCGCCAACGCCATGGTCAACCGCGGCGGGGTCTCCTTCGCCTTCCGGGCGGAGGAGGAGACCGGTGCCACGATCGCCCAGATCACCCGCGCCTTCCACGTCGTCCGCTCCGTCTTCGGGCTGGCCGACTTCACGGCGGCCGTCGAGGAGCTGGACAACCAGGTCACGACCGAGGTCCAGACCGAGCTCTACCTCGAGTTCCGCCGGCTCCTGGACCGCGCCACCCGGTGGTTCCTCAACAACCGCTCGCTGTCCGCGGGGATGGACGAGGAGATCGCCCGGTTCGAGGAGGTGCGCCGCCTCGTCCCGGCCCTGCCCGAGCTGCTCCAGGGCCACGAGCGCGAGCGCTGGCAGGAGCGTGCCGAGTGGGCCCGGTCCAACGGCATACCCGAGGAGCTGGCCGACGTCTTCGCCTCCCTGCTGGACAGCTACTCGCTGCTGGACGTGGTCGAGCTCGCGCGGGAGATGGACCGGGACGTCGACGAGGTCGCGCAGGTCTACTTCGGGGTGTCCGAGGCCTTCCGGATCGACGACCTGCTCACGCACGTCTCGCACCTGCCGCGGGAGGACCGCTGGTCCTCGCTCGCCCGCGGTGCGCTGCGGGACGACCTCTACGGCGTCATGCGGGGCCTCACCCGCACTGTCGTCGAGCGCACCGACGGTGACGGCTCGGACGAGGCGCTGGAGCGGGTGCGGGAGTGGATGGCCGAGAACCGGGAGGCGCTGGTGCGCACCAGCCAGGTGCTGCGCACGGTGAGCACGATGGAGGAGCCCGACCTCGCACCGCTCTCGGTCGCGCTGCGCACGCTGCGCGGCCTGGTCCGGCAGGGATCCGCCGACTGA
- a CDS encoding DUF2505 domain-containing protein, producing the protein MRITETISHAADPQRTFEMLTDHGYQVLRCERSGALDQTVQIEPEADGSTTVTTRRHLPNDGIPDIAKTLVGPQLLVVETVRWGSPDADGEREGAMSLELPGLPVSFTGGIHLRRAAGDEARTDHVVDGDLEARIPFLGNRIEREVAARVKEFVHLEEGVAREWLDRDRGEA; encoded by the coding sequence ATGAGGATCACCGAGACGATCTCGCACGCCGCCGACCCGCAGCGCACCTTCGAGATGCTGACCGACCACGGCTACCAGGTGCTGCGCTGCGAGCGCTCGGGCGCGCTTGACCAGACCGTCCAGATCGAGCCGGAGGCGGACGGGAGCACCACGGTGACCACGCGCCGGCACCTGCCGAACGACGGCATACCCGACATCGCCAAGACCCTCGTCGGCCCGCAGCTGCTCGTCGTGGAGACGGTGCGGTGGGGCTCACCCGACGCGGACGGGGAGCGGGAGGGCGCGATGAGCCTGGAGCTGCCCGGTCTGCCCGTGTCCTTCACCGGGGGCATCCACCTGCGCCGCGCCGCCGGGGACGAGGCGAGGACCGACCACGTCGTCGACGGCGACCTCGAGGCCCGCATCCCCTTCCTCGGCAACCGCATCGAGCGCGAGGTGGCCGCGCGGGTCAAGGAGTTCGTGCACCTCGAGGAGGGCGTGGCCCGCGAGTGGCTGGACCGCGACCGGGGCGAGGCCTAG
- the pruA gene encoding L-glutamate gamma-semialdehyde dehydrogenase → MDGIVDVPTPLNEPVLDYAPGSAERAALEVALAEIAASPVDLPHVIGGKEVTGGGKAIDVVQPHAHAEVLGTLRDGTKKDATAAVDAALEAGPAWRAMSFEERASIFLKAADLLTGPFRARINAATMLGQSKTPLQAEIEAACELADFWRFNVHYARQLLTEQPLRNPRGSWNRIDQRPLEGFVYAVTPFNFTAIAGNLPTAPALMGNTVVWKPAITQQRASSVIMEILQAAGLPDGVVNMVTGTGPDISEVTLAHPDLAGIHFTGSTAVFNSFWHQIGSNLSTYRSYPRIVGETGGKDFIVAHPSADLDVLRTAMIRGAFEFQGQKCSAASRAYVPASVWARLRDDLVQTTEGIPMGDVRDLSNFMGAVIDAKAFAKHKDVIDRAHADDGVEIVAGGTYDDSVGWFVRPTIAVVEDPDHEMMTTEYFGPILAVHVYPDDGWDAMLDQMESATPYALTGAVIAQDRAAVGDAVQRLRFAAGNFYINDKPTGAVVGQQPFGGARASGTNDKAGSAANLQRWINTRVIKETFVPPTDYRYPHMG, encoded by the coding sequence ATGGATGGCATCGTCGACGTCCCCACCCCGCTGAACGAGCCGGTGCTCGACTACGCGCCGGGCAGCGCCGAGCGCGCGGCCCTGGAGGTCGCGCTCGCCGAGATCGCGGCGAGCCCGGTCGACCTGCCCCACGTCATCGGGGGCAAGGAGGTGACCGGCGGGGGCAAGGCCATCGACGTCGTGCAGCCGCACGCCCACGCCGAGGTGTTGGGCACGCTGCGCGACGGCACCAAGAAGGACGCCACCGCCGCGGTCGACGCGGCGCTCGAGGCAGGGCCCGCCTGGCGCGCCATGTCCTTCGAGGAGCGGGCCTCGATCTTCCTCAAGGCCGCGGACCTGCTGACCGGCCCGTTCCGGGCGCGGATCAACGCCGCCACCATGCTCGGGCAGAGCAAGACCCCGCTGCAGGCCGAGATCGAGGCCGCCTGCGAGCTCGCCGACTTCTGGCGCTTCAACGTGCACTACGCGCGGCAGCTGCTGACCGAGCAGCCGCTGCGCAACCCCCGAGGCTCGTGGAACCGCATCGACCAGCGCCCGCTGGAAGGCTTCGTCTACGCGGTCACGCCCTTCAACTTCACCGCGATCGCGGGCAACCTGCCCACCGCACCGGCGCTCATGGGCAACACCGTGGTGTGGAAGCCGGCCATCACCCAGCAGCGCGCCTCCAGCGTGATCATGGAGATCCTGCAGGCGGCCGGGCTGCCCGACGGCGTGGTCAACATGGTGACCGGGACCGGCCCGGACATCTCCGAGGTGACCCTGGCCCACCCCGACCTCGCCGGGATCCACTTCACCGGCTCGACCGCGGTCTTCAACTCGTTCTGGCACCAGATCGGCAGCAACCTGTCGACCTACCGCTCCTACCCCCGGATCGTGGGGGAGACCGGCGGCAAGGACTTCATCGTCGCGCACCCCAGCGCCGACCTCGACGTGCTCCGGACCGCGATGATCCGCGGGGCCTTCGAGTTCCAGGGCCAGAAGTGCTCGGCCGCCTCCCGGGCCTACGTGCCCGCCTCGGTGTGGGCGCGGCTGCGGGACGACCTCGTGCAGACGACCGAGGGCATACCCATGGGCGACGTGCGGGACCTGTCCAACTTCATGGGCGCGGTCATCGACGCCAAGGCCTTCGCCAAGCACAAGGACGTCATCGACCGGGCCCACGCCGACGACGGCGTCGAGATCGTCGCGGGCGGGACCTACGACGACTCGGTGGGCTGGTTCGTGCGGCCGACCATCGCGGTCGTGGAGGACCCCGACCACGAGATGATGACGACCGAGTACTTCGGCCCGATCCTCGCGGTGCACGTCTACCCCGACGACGGCTGGGACGCCATGCTGGACCAGATGGAGTCGGCGACCCCCTACGCCCTCACCGGTGCCGTCATCGCCCAGGACCGCGCCGCGGTCGGCGACGCGGTGCAGCGGCTCCGCTTCGCCGCCGGCAACTTCTACATCAACGACAAGCCGACCGGCGCGGTCGTGGGGCAGCAGCCCTTCGGCGGGGCGAGGGCCTCGGGCACCAACGACAAGGCGGGCTCGGCGGCCAACCTGCAGCGGTGGATCAACACCCGGGTCATCAAGGAGACCTTCGTGCCGCCGACGGACTACCGCTACCCGCACATGGGCTGA
- a CDS encoding DUF6912 family protein codes for MATVRCYLPLSAQSLALLRDERRLPGPLRATAVTDDARATDTAADQDELEYAAAQVAASSLADDGAPVVVAAADAQDRDVRADQGWWVQVDGVELARVASLHLGDDVVSGDPGALAAAGGADLELSWFDTTELDHVLDLTERLARTETTG; via the coding sequence ATGGCGACGGTGCGCTGCTACCTGCCGCTGAGCGCGCAGAGCCTCGCGCTCCTGCGCGACGAGCGACGCCTGCCGGGCCCGCTGCGCGCCACGGCGGTGACCGACGACGCCCGGGCGACCGACACTGCGGCGGACCAGGACGAGCTGGAGTATGCCGCCGCCCAGGTCGCGGCGTCCTCCCTCGCCGACGACGGGGCCCCGGTGGTGGTCGCGGCCGCGGACGCGCAGGACCGTGACGTGCGCGCCGACCAGGGATGGTGGGTGCAGGTCGACGGGGTCGAGCTGGCCCGGGTGGCCTCCCTGCACCTCGGGGACGACGTCGTCTCCGGGGACCCTGGCGCCCTGGCCGCAGCCGGCGGCGCCGACCTCGAGCTGTCCTGGTTCGACACCACCGAGCTCGACCACGTGCTGGACCTGACCGAGCGCCTCGCGCGCACCGAGACCACCGGCTGA
- a CDS encoding AAA family ATPase produces MSRSLVTAVAPRWESQVATLLDGSREAHLVRRCADLAELLGVCRAGLAQVALVTWDVRGLDREMVRGLLDAGAQVLGLHPQDDEEAARLLRRWGAHAALGLDSSTSALDEVLADLERGTGDAAGDLPVGDDAGDLPTGGTGSTATRVRATRPETAEAEGTGEPSVGDAGEPPPPAPQEERSEGEVVVVWGPHGSTGRTTVAVNLAAELADPTRPVVLIDADTYGATVAQALAVLDESPGVAAAARAADQGTLDDQALLRLAPQVRPGLRLLTGLPRADRWTELREAALSEVIQQARQVARWVVVDVAPTVEQDEELSFDTGAPRRNGAALCALQEADRVLVVGTGDPVGLQRLVRALDQLPGLTAARSQVVVTRVRPGPVGPEPGRRITETLRRFARTDQVRLVPEDRETLDAALLHGHTLAETRPGSAARISLQQLARELDGSQAATPRRRWRRARARGR; encoded by the coding sequence GTGAGCCGCTCGCTCGTCACGGCGGTCGCACCCCGCTGGGAGAGCCAGGTCGCGACCCTCCTGGACGGGTCGCGGGAGGCGCACCTCGTGCGCCGCTGCGCCGATCTCGCCGAGCTGCTCGGCGTCTGCCGGGCGGGCCTGGCGCAGGTCGCCCTCGTCACCTGGGACGTGCGCGGGCTGGACCGGGAGATGGTGCGCGGGCTCCTCGACGCCGGTGCGCAGGTCCTCGGGCTGCACCCGCAGGACGACGAGGAGGCCGCCCGGCTGCTGCGACGCTGGGGGGCGCACGCCGCGCTGGGTCTGGACAGCTCGACCTCCGCCCTCGACGAGGTGCTCGCCGACCTGGAGCGGGGGACGGGCGACGCCGCGGGCGACCTCCCGGTGGGCGATGACGCCGGCGACCTCCCGACGGGCGGGACCGGGTCCACGGCGACGCGGGTGCGCGCGACGCGGCCGGAGACGGCCGAGGCGGAAGGGACCGGGGAGCCCTCCGTGGGGGACGCGGGCGAACCCCCGCCGCCCGCCCCGCAGGAGGAGCGCAGCGAGGGCGAGGTGGTGGTCGTCTGGGGCCCGCACGGCAGCACCGGCCGGACCACGGTCGCGGTCAACCTCGCCGCCGAGCTCGCGGACCCGACCCGGCCGGTGGTGCTCATCGACGCCGACACCTACGGCGCCACCGTCGCGCAGGCGCTCGCGGTGCTCGACGAGTCCCCGGGCGTCGCCGCCGCGGCCCGCGCCGCGGACCAGGGCACCTTGGACGACCAGGCCCTGCTGCGGCTGGCGCCCCAGGTCCGCCCCGGGCTGCGGCTGCTCACCGGCCTGCCGCGGGCCGACCGCTGGACCGAGCTGCGCGAGGCCGCGCTCTCGGAGGTGATCCAGCAGGCCCGGCAGGTCGCGCGCTGGGTCGTCGTGGACGTCGCGCCGACGGTCGAGCAGGACGAGGAGCTGTCCTTCGACACCGGGGCGCCGCGGCGCAACGGCGCCGCCCTCTGCGCGCTGCAGGAGGCCGACCGGGTGCTCGTGGTGGGCACGGGCGACCCCGTGGGGCTGCAGCGGCTGGTCCGCGCGCTGGACCAGCTGCCCGGGCTGACCGCGGCCCGGTCGCAGGTCGTCGTCACCCGCGTGCGGCCGGGGCCGGTCGGGCCCGAGCCCGGACGACGGATCACCGAGACGCTGCGCCGCTTCGCGCGGACCGACCAGGTGCGCCTCGTGCCCGAGGACCGGGAGACCCTCGACGCGGCCCTGCTGCACGGGCATACCCTCGCCGAGACCCGACCGGGCAGCGCCGCGCGCATCTCGCTCCAGCAGCTGGCGCGCGAGCTGGACGGCTCGCAGGCGGCCACGCCCCGCCGTCGCTGGAGGAGGGCACGCGCCCGCGGCCGCTGA
- a CDS encoding helix-turn-helix domain-containing protein yields the protein MADTLNVSLSQVKALVRSGELPGIKLGGRGVWRVEATELEAYIQRMYARTRESLHQGEEPR from the coding sequence GTGGCGGACACCCTGAACGTGTCGTTGTCGCAGGTCAAGGCCTTGGTGCGCTCGGGGGAGCTGCCCGGCATCAAGCTCGGCGGGCGCGGCGTCTGGCGGGTGGAGGCCACCGAGCTCGAGGCCTACATCCAGCGCATGTATGCCCGGACCCGGGAGTCCCTGCACCAGGGCGAGGAGCCGCGCTGA